In a genomic window of Vigna angularis cultivar LongXiaoDou No.4 chromosome 6, ASM1680809v1, whole genome shotgun sequence:
- the LOC108344094 gene encoding uncharacterized protein LOC108344094, producing the protein MWLHAYDSSRSYKERVKFYHDKKLIKRVFTPGQQVLLFNSRLKLFPGKLKSKWSGPFTVKEVRPHGAIELVDPAASDPERSWVVSDQRLKHYLGGEVECLSTVLKLRDP; encoded by the coding sequence ATGTGgttgcatgcatatgattcatccaggAGCTACAAAGAGAGGGtaaaattctatcatgacaAGAAGCTGATAAAAAGAGTTTTTACTCCAGGGCAGCAGGTGTTGTTGTTCAATTCACGTTTGAAGTTGTTTCCTGGGAAGTTGAAGTCAAAGTGGTCAGGACCGTTCACAGTGAAGGAAGTGCGTCCtcatggagcaattgaattgGTAGATCCAGCTGCCAGTGATCCAGAGAGAAGTTGGGTAGTGAGTGAtcaacgtctcaagcattaTTTGGGAGGAGAAGTGGAATGTCTCTCAACAGTTCTGAAGCTGAGGGATCCAtga